The DNA window CGGGCTCCATGCGCGGGCCAGCGCGAAGTTCGTCAACCTCGCCGCCGAGCTCGGCTCGACGATCGAGGTGGAAAAGGACGGCAACCGCGTATGCGGGACGTCAATCATGGGCCTGATGATGCTCGGCGCAGCGATGGGCGATACGATCACCATCCATGCCGCCGGTGACCTCGCCGGCGAAGAGCTGGGCAAGCTCGTCGCGCTCGTGGAGGATCGGTTCGGGGAAGAATAATGCCCCGCGAAATCACTTCTTTTTCAAATACTACCGTCAAGTTGCTGCGATCCCTTCGAGACAAGAAGGCGCGGCGCAGCGAAGGGCTGTTCCTGGCCGAGGGCTTGCGTATCCTCGCCGAAGCGCGGGACAGCGGCCGGCTGCCGGAGATCGTCGCATTTTCCCCTGACGGCGCGCGGCACCCGCTTGCGGCGGAGATCATCGCCGCGACCGAAGCGGCGGGCGGCGACGCCGTCGAGACCAACGCCGACATCCTCGCCAAGATGAGCGGCAAGGACAATCCGCAGATGCTGCTCGGCGCCTATCGGCAGCCGGACACCGCACTCGCTCAGATCGACCGCAGCTCGGCGCCGTTGTGGCTGGTCGCGCAGGCGCTGCGCGATCCGGGGAACATCGGCACGATTCTCAGGACTGGCGACGCCGTGGGTGCCGGAGGGCTGATCCTGGTCGACGATTGCGCCGATCCCTTTTCAGTCGAGGCCGTGCGGGCGTCGATGGGTGCTCTGTTCACTCAAAGGATCGCCGCTGCTCGCTGGGACGAGTTCCTGCCTTGGTTGCGGTCTGGCGAAGGGCAACTTGTCGGCACCAGCCTCAAAGCCACGCACGATTATCTCGACGCCGAGTACCGGCAGCCCTGCTTCCTCCTGATCGGCAATGAGCAGCAAGGCTTGCCGCAGGCCTATGAGGCGGAATGCGACAGGCTGGTGAAGATCCCGATGGCCGGGCGCGCCGACAGCCTGAACGCCGCGGTTGCCGCGGCCGTCATGGCTTTTGCAATCACCGCCAGCTGGCGATGAGGGAACCTGACACCAGCAACAAGGTTGTTCCGCCTATGAAACGCGCGCTGATCTTCATCCTCCCGGCGCTTGCCGGCGCCTGCATGCCGATCCCCGGACCGCCGCCCGCCCCTTATCATGCGGTCGGCACCGAGCCGTTCTGGAACCTCCTCATCGACGAGAAGAATTTGACGTTCGTCGAGCCGGAGAAGGCGCCGCTCACCCAACCGGTGCCGCCGGCGATCAACGGGTTCGCCGGTCCGATCTATCAAACGCCGCGGATCAACGTGAACATCGTCAAAGGTGTCCAGTGCAGCGATGGCATGAGCGACCGGGTCTATCCCGACAAGGTCCAGGTCACGGTCGACGGGCGCCGGTTTGACGGCTGCGGCGGGCTTTAAGGCCCTCGCCCTCGCGCTGGCGCTCGCCTGCGCCGCGGTGGCGGGCTGCGCGACGGTTCCCGCCGATGGCGGCAGCCTGGAGAACTCGCGTTGGCGCGTCGTCGCCCTTAGCGGCCAGACAACGCCCGCCGACGGTGACTATCGGCTGAGCTTTGAGAATGGCCGCATTGCCGGCCGCTTCGGCTGCAATCAATTGAGCGGCAGCTATCATGTCACCGGGCAGGTGCTGGTAACCGAGCAGATCGCCTCGACGCGCATGGGCTGCCCGGAGCCTGCAGCCACTTTGGAGAGCCGCGGCCTTGCCGTGCTCCAGCAGCCGCTGCAATTCACCATGGCGCCGGGCCCAAGGCTCGCTCTTCGCAATGCGATCGGCTTGATCGAACTGGAGCGGCTGCCCTAGCTTCGCTGAGAGCTGGGACGGCCAATCTTCGCTATGACGAGCGAGGCATGCGAAGATTGGGAGCCGAAGCGCTGTCGTTTCGAAGAACCGTGATGACGGCTGTCACACGAAATCCAACATTGCAACGAAGCGCTATTCGGCGGCGATTTGCGGCGGGTCGTCGTTGGAGGGTGCGCTCATCTTGGTGAGCGGACGGGGGCTTGCCTCGAGCATCGGAGCGACGCCGATCTCCTTGGCGCTGCCGGCGCCAAAATCCTCGAAGCGGCGGGCCTGCGTCAGCACCTGGCTTTCGAGACTGCCGACCATCTTGTTGTAGGCGTTGGTGGCGCGGCCGAGGTTGGTGCCGACCGAGGCGATGTGTTCGGCCATGGTCGCGAGCCGCGAATGAAGCTCGCGGCCGAGTTCGGCGATCTTCCCGGCCTCGGCTGCAAGTTTCTCCTGCTTCCAGACGGTAGCGACGGTGCGGGCGATGGCGACCAGGTTGGTCGGCGTCGCGAGCAGCACGCGGTCCTTGAACGCTTTCTCCCAAAGCTCGGGATCCTGCTCGAGCGCGGCGGACAGGAAATGCTCGCCGGGAATGTACATGACCACGAACTCGGCGGAGTCGCCGAACTGCGCCCAGTAGGTCTTGCTGCCGAGCTGCTGCGCATGGCGCACGATCGACGCGAGGTGCGCGCGGAAACAGGCGGAGCGCTTGTCGTCGTCGACCTCGTCGCACGCGTCGAGGTAAGCGTTGAGCGAGCATTTGGCGTCGATGATCAGCTTGCGGCCGTCCGGCAGGTTGACGATCGCGTCGGGGCGCAACCGACCCTCGTCGCCTTCAGTCGAGACCTCGAGCTGGAAGTCGATGCCCTTCACGAGGCCGGCCTGAGTCAGCACGTTTTCCAGGCTTTTTTCGCCCCAGCGGCCGCGCTGCTTCGGCGACGAGGTCAGCGCGGTGACCAGGCGACGCGCCTCGTCGCGCACTTGCCCCTGCCCTGCCCGCACCAGTTCGACGGCTTCGCGAAGCCCAGCATAATGGTCGACGCGTTCCTTTTCGACGCGCTGAAGGCCTTCTTCATAGCGCTTGAGCGTCGCTTCGACGGGCTGCAGCAGCGCCTTCAGCTTGGCTTCGCTCTGCTGGTCCGCCTGGCTGAAGCGCTGGCCGGCCTTGTCGAGGAAATCCTTGTGCGCCTTTTCAAGCAGCTGGTCGCCGACGGCGCGGAACTGCGCGATCAGCGCGTCCTTGGATTCGGTGAGGTCCTTCATCCGTTGGTCGAAGTTGCGGGCGTCCGCCTGGAGGGTGGCGAGCTCGCGCGAGGCGGCATCGCAGTTGGTGCGGGCTTCGTTGCGCTCCTTCACCACCTCGTCGAGCTGGAGCCGGAGGCTGTCGACCGTGTGCCTGGCGGCGGTGGCGTCGCGACTGCCGAGGAGCCAGCCGAGCAATGCGCCAAGGCCAAGCCCTGCGACGATGAGAACGAGTATCAGGCCAGTGCTCATCATTTCCCCCGCGGAACAGAATGGGAACTGTAAGCTCCCGAAGAGCACGCCTCAAGCCTGTTCGTCAGCTCAAGGGAGCGAAGCCCTGCAGCCGTCGTTTGCTCTTGTGGATTGCTTCGTCGCTGCACTCCTCGCAATGACGGAAAGAAGAGGAGAAACGCATGTCCATTCGCAAGATGATCGCCCTTCACCCCGACGTGCAGGGCCATGTGAACCAGCCGCTCGCGGATGCCGCCCATCACCTGATGTATTGCGCGCGCATGTGCCTGAGCTGCGCCGACGCCTGCGCGGCGGAGGAGATGGACATGGCGCAGTGCATCCGGCTGTGCAGCGACTGCGCCGATGTCTGCGATGCGACGGGCAAGCTGGCGGTGCGGCGCACCGGATCGAACGAGCAGGTGCTTCGGGAGATGCTCGAGCTATGCGCCCGCGTCTGCGACGAATGCGCGGCGGAATGCGAGCGCCACGATCACGAGCATTGCAAGCTGTGCGCGCAGATGTGCCGCGAATGCGCCGCGGACTGCCGGCGTGCGGCTGAGAGCATTGGAGCGTAAGAAGCGGATTCCGCCTCAAGGCCGGGATGAATTAAGCGGCTGCTTTCCGCTGCTTAGCGATCTTTCTTAGGATCATGTCGCGCTTCAGACGCGAGAGATGGTCGATGAAGAGCACGCCGTTCAGGTGGTCCATTTCGTGCTGGAGGCAGGTCGCCAGCAGACCGGTGATCTCTTCATCGTGCGGCTTGCCGTCGAGGTCGAGCCAGCGGGCGCGGACACGGTCCGGACGGTCGACCTCGGCATATTGGTCGGGGACCGACAGGCAGCCCTCAGTATAGGGCACGTCCTGGTCCGAGGTCTCGACAATCTCGGGGTTGATGAACACCCGCGGGTCGCTGACCGGCTTGCTCTCCGGGTCGTCCGCATTCTCCGGCTCCTGAAGGTCGATGACCAGGATGCGGAGCGGGACGCCGACCTGAATCGCGGCGAGGCCGATGCCGGGGGCGTCGTACATCGTTTCGAACATGTCGGCGACGAGCGTGCGGATCTCGTCCGTCACCTCGGCAACCGGCTTTGAAATCTCGCGCAGGCGCGGATCGGGAACTTCGACGATCGGACGGATGGCCATGGCCGCTATATCGCCGCGAACAGACGGTTTTTCAACTTGCAGGCGGCTCCCACAACTCGATCGGATTGCCTTCGGGATCGTGGATGCGGGCGAAGCGCCCGGTCTGCGGGTCGTTCCACTCTTCCTTCGTGATCACCTCGATGCCCGCGGCGCTCAGTTGCTCAAGCAAGTCATCGAGGTCGGTGACGCGAAGGTTGAGCATGTACTGCCGGTCGGGCGGGAAATAGTCGCTGTCCTGCGGGAAGGTCGCGAAGACGGTGGTCCCC is part of the Sphingomicrobium sp. genome and encodes:
- a CDS encoding VOC family protein; protein product: MPVTGIGGLFLRSKHPEALKAWYAEHLGVGGSWGMWEQEAGTTVFATFPQDSDYFPPDRQYMLNLRVTDLDDLLEQLSAAGIEVITKEEWNDPQTGRFARIHDPEGNPIELWEPPAS
- the rmuC gene encoding DNA recombination protein RmuC: MSTGLILVLIVAGLGLGALLGWLLGSRDATAARHTVDSLRLQLDEVVKERNEARTNCDAASRELATLQADARNFDQRMKDLTESKDALIAQFRAVGDQLLEKAHKDFLDKAGQRFSQADQQSEAKLKALLQPVEATLKRYEEGLQRVEKERVDHYAGLREAVELVRAGQGQVRDEARRLVTALTSSPKQRGRWGEKSLENVLTQAGLVKGIDFQLEVSTEGDEGRLRPDAIVNLPDGRKLIIDAKCSLNAYLDACDEVDDDKRSACFRAHLASIVRHAQQLGSKTYWAQFGDSAEFVVMYIPGEHFLSAALEQDPELWEKAFKDRVLLATPTNLVAIARTVATVWKQEKLAAEAGKIAELGRELHSRLATMAEHIASVGTNLGRATNAYNKMVGSLESQVLTQARRFEDFGAGSAKEIGVAPMLEASPRPLTKMSAPSNDDPPQIAAE
- a CDS encoding RNA methyltransferase, which encodes MPREITSFSNTTVKLLRSLRDKKARRSEGLFLAEGLRILAEARDSGRLPEIVAFSPDGARHPLAAEIIAATEAAGGDAVETNADILAKMSGKDNPQMLLGAYRQPDTALAQIDRSSAPLWLVAQALRDPGNIGTILRTGDAVGAGGLILVDDCADPFSVEAVRASMGALFTQRIAAARWDEFLPWLRSGEGQLVGTSLKATHDYLDAEYRQPCFLLIGNEQQGLPQAYEAECDRLVKIPMAGRADSLNAAVAAAVMAFAITASWR
- a CDS encoding META domain-containing protein, whose protein sequence is MTAAAGFKALALALALACAAVAGCATVPADGGSLENSRWRVVALSGQTTPADGDYRLSFENGRIAGRFGCNQLSGSYHVTGQVLVTEQIASTRMGCPEPAATLESRGLAVLQQPLQFTMAPGPRLALRNAIGLIELERLP
- a CDS encoding four-helix bundle copper-binding protein, which produces MSIRKMIALHPDVQGHVNQPLADAAHHLMYCARMCLSCADACAAEEMDMAQCIRLCSDCADVCDATGKLAVRRTGSNEQVLREMLELCARVCDECAAECERHDHEHCKLCAQMCRECAADCRRAAESIGA
- a CDS encoding HPr family phosphocarrier protein encodes the protein MSEASQSVQITNQRGLHARASAKFVNLAAELGSTIEVEKDGNRVCGTSIMGLMMLGAAMGDTITIHAAGDLAGEELGKLVALVEDRFGEE
- the def gene encoding peptide deformylase; translation: MAIRPIVEVPDPRLREISKPVAEVTDEIRTLVADMFETMYDAPGIGLAAIQVGVPLRILVIDLQEPENADDPESKPVSDPRVFINPEIVETSDQDVPYTEGCLSVPDQYAEVDRPDRVRARWLDLDGKPHDEEITGLLATCLQHEMDHLNGVLFIDHLSRLKRDMILRKIAKQRKAAA